One Tolypothrix bouteillei VB521301 DNA window includes the following coding sequences:
- a CDS encoding DOMON-like domain-containing protein has product MQEQTFFLQPFSYSESLSELKIKGNVARYENEFTIQYALLGDLTAIEIADPSDEPKRKHELWQNTCFEFFLGIENSDRYWEFNISPSGDWNVYRFDAYRHGMQEENAFTALPFSVQYLSDGLALVLNVDLDCIISTDLALKVGISTVMKHKDGSVTYWALKHTGDEPDFHRRDSFTIEF; this is encoded by the coding sequence ATGCAAGAGCAAACATTTTTCCTACAACCTTTCTCTTACAGTGAATCGCTAAGCGAACTGAAAATCAAAGGCAATGTTGCCCGCTATGAGAATGAGTTTACTATTCAATATGCACTTCTTGGTGATTTAACAGCAATCGAGATAGCAGACCCATCAGACGAACCAAAACGCAAGCACGAACTCTGGCAAAACACCTGTTTTGAGTTCTTCCTTGGAATTGAGAATAGCGATCGCTATTGGGAATTTAATATCTCTCCTTCTGGGGATTGGAATGTGTATCGCTTTGATGCTTACCGTCACGGAATGCAGGAGGAAAATGCCTTTACAGCATTACCATTTAGCGTTCAGTATCTATCAGATGGTTTGGCGCTTGTCCTAAATGTAGATTTAGATTGTATTATCTCAACAGATTTAGCTCTGAAAGTTGGTATTTCTACTGTTATGAAACATAAAGATGGTTCTGTTACATATTGGGCGTTGAAGCATACAGGCGATGAACCGGACTTTCACCGTCGGGATAGTTTCACAATTGAATTTTAG
- a CDS encoding alpha-ketoglutarate-dependent dioxygenase AlkB, which translates to MNTLNKNIFTCHDLDESHKFYTARLPDDVDLNRWQFDSLWDIHPQDFKDIKIHGRLVKMPRWQQVYGADYHYTGVTHQALPIPSLIDSIFEWSKNNIDNRLNGIVINWYDGKLYHYIGKHRDSTLNMIESVPIVTISFGEERIFRLRPWKGNGYRDFMTTHGTVFVIPYETNKTWTHEVTLSKKYQGRRISVTLRGFHVD; encoded by the coding sequence ATGAATACGTTAAACAAAAATATTTTCACGTGTCATGACTTAGATGAAAGCCATAAATTTTATACGGCTCGTTTACCAGATGATGTTGATTTAAATCGCTGGCAATTTGATAGTTTGTGGGATATACATCCCCAGGATTTCAAGGATATAAAAATACACGGACGTTTGGTAAAAATGCCGCGCTGGCAACAGGTTTACGGAGCCGATTATCATTATACAGGAGTCACTCATCAAGCATTACCAATTCCATCACTCATCGACTCAATTTTTGAATGGAGCAAAAATAACATTGATAATCGCCTCAATGGTATAGTCATAAATTGGTACGATGGCAAACTTTATCATTACATAGGAAAGCATCGGGATAGCACTCTCAACATGATTGAGAGCGTACCTATTGTTACTATTTCATTTGGAGAAGAACGTATATTTCGATTGCGTCCGTGGAAAGGAAATGGTTATAGAGACTTTATGACAACACATGGTACCGTGTTTGTCATACCTTATGAAACAAACAAAACTTGGACGCATGAAGTAACTTTGTCCAAAAAGTATCAAGGTAGAAGAATATCTGTCACTCTCCGGGGTTTTCATGTGGATTAA
- the clpB gene encoding ATP-dependent chaperone ClpB — MQPTNPNQFTEKAWEAIAHTPDIAKQYQQQQIESEHLMKALLDQEGLANGVFTKAGVNSQKLRDRTEQFIQRQPRVSGSSSSVYLGRSLDTLLDRADGYRKEFQDDFISIEHLLLAYAKDDRFGKGLFQEFGLDEGKVKNIVKQIRGNQKVTDQNPEGKYQSLEKYGRDLTEAARQGKLDPVIGRDDEIRRTIQILSRRTKNNPVLIGEPGVGKTAIAEGLAQRIIAGDVPQSLKDRKLIALDMGALIAGAKFRGEFEERLKAVLKEVTESNGNIVLFIDEIHTVVGAGATQGAMDAGNLLKPMLARGELRCIGATTLDEYRKYIEKDAALERRFQQVYVDQPSVEDTISILRGLKERYEVHHGVKISDSSLVAAATLSSRYISDRFLPDKAIDLVDEAAARLKMEITSKPEELDEIDRKILQLEMEKLSLQKESDAASRERLDRLEKELADFKEEQRELKTQWQSEKDVIAKIQSVKEEIDRVNLEIQQAERNYDLNRAAELKYGKLTSLHRDLEAAETELAHAQRSGKSLLREEVTEADIAEVISKWTGIPISKLVESEKEKLLHLEDELHNRVVGQEEAVTAVADAIQRSRAGLADPNRPIASFIFLGPTGVGKTELAKALAAYLFDTEEALVRIDMSEYMEKHAVSRLIGAPPGYVGYEEGGQLTEAIRRRPYAVILFDEIEKAHPDVFNIFLQILDDGRVTDAQGHTVDFKNSIIIMTSNIGSQYILDVAGDDSRYDEMRHRVMEAMRNSFRPEFLNRLDEIIFFHGLRKEELRRIVQLQVERLRHRLSDRKMSLRLSEAALDFLADVGYDPVFGARPLKRAIQRELETQIAKAILRGEFNDGDTIFVDIENERLAFKRLPTEVFTA, encoded by the coding sequence ATGCAACCAACTAATCCAAACCAATTTACAGAAAAAGCTTGGGAAGCAATCGCGCATACTCCAGATATTGCCAAACAGTATCAACAACAGCAGATAGAAAGCGAGCACCTGATGAAAGCACTGTTAGACCAGGAAGGGCTCGCCAACGGTGTTTTCACAAAAGCTGGTGTTAATTCGCAAAAATTGCGCGATCGCACCGAACAATTCATTCAACGCCAACCGAGAGTCTCTGGTAGCAGCAGTTCTGTTTACTTGGGACGCAGCTTGGATACGCTTCTTGACCGAGCAGACGGGTATCGGAAAGAGTTTCAAGACGACTTTATCTCAATCGAGCACCTGTTGCTGGCTTATGCTAAAGATGACCGCTTTGGTAAAGGGTTATTCCAAGAATTTGGACTGGATGAAGGAAAAGTTAAAAATATTGTTAAACAAATTCGTGGGAATCAGAAAGTGACCGACCAAAATCCAGAAGGGAAATATCAATCCCTGGAAAAATACGGGCGCGATCTTACAGAAGCAGCCCGTCAAGGCAAACTTGACCCTGTGATCGGACGGGATGATGAAATTCGCCGTACCATCCAAATCTTATCACGTCGTACCAAAAATAATCCTGTTTTGATTGGGGAACCAGGTGTTGGTAAAACAGCGATCGCTGAAGGATTGGCACAGCGTATCATAGCGGGTGATGTTCCCCAATCCTTAAAAGACCGCAAACTCATTGCTCTAGACATGGGTGCTTTGATTGCGGGAGCAAAATTCCGAGGTGAATTTGAAGAACGTTTAAAAGCAGTCTTAAAAGAAGTTACCGAATCGAACGGCAATATAGTTCTATTTATTGATGAAATTCACACGGTTGTCGGCGCTGGTGCAACCCAAGGCGCAATGGATGCTGGGAACTTATTAAAGCCAATGTTGGCGCGGGGTGAACTGCGCTGTATTGGCGCAACAACTTTGGACGAATACCGTAAATATATAGAAAAAGACGCTGCTTTGGAAAGACGCTTCCAACAGGTGTATGTAGATCAGCCCAGCGTGGAAGATACAATTTCTATTTTGCGCGGTTTGAAAGAACGGTATGAAGTTCACCACGGGGTGAAAATTTCCGATAGTTCTTTAGTCGCAGCAGCAACTTTGTCCAGTCGTTATATTAGCGATCGCTTCTTACCAGACAAAGCTATTGACTTGGTAGACGAAGCAGCCGCCAGACTGAAGATGGAGATTACCTCCAAACCTGAAGAACTTGACGAAATCGACCGCAAAATTCTGCAATTAGAAATGGAAAAGCTATCACTGCAAAAAGAAAGTGATGCAGCTTCCAGAGAACGTTTGGATAGATTGGAAAAAGAACTTGCGGACTTCAAAGAAGAACAAAGAGAGTTGAAGACGCAATGGCAATCTGAGAAAGATGTCATTGCAAAAATTCAGTCTGTTAAAGAAGAGATTGACCGCGTTAACTTAGAGATTCAACAAGCAGAACGCAATTACGATCTCAACCGCGCTGCTGAGTTAAAGTATGGCAAACTTACCAGTTTGCATCGCGATTTGGAAGCAGCAGAAACCGAACTGGCTCACGCACAACGCAGTGGAAAATCTCTGTTGCGAGAAGAAGTCACCGAAGCTGACATTGCAGAAGTGATTTCTAAATGGACGGGAATTCCGATCAGTAAGTTGGTGGAATCTGAAAAAGAAAAGCTTTTGCACTTAGAAGATGAACTGCACAATCGAGTTGTCGGACAAGAAGAAGCAGTGACAGCAGTTGCAGACGCGATTCAGCGTTCTCGTGCTGGGCTTGCAGATCCCAATCGTCCCATTGCTAGCTTTATTTTCCTCGGTCCTACAGGTGTTGGTAAAACCGAACTCGCAAAAGCACTTGCGGCTTACTTGTTTGATACTGAAGAAGCGCTAGTCAGGATTGATATGTCCGAGTACATGGAGAAACACGCTGTTTCTCGCCTGATCGGTGCGCCTCCAGGATACGTGGGTTATGAAGAAGGAGGACAACTCACCGAAGCCATTCGCCGTCGTCCTTATGCAGTGATTTTGTTTGACGAAATCGAAAAAGCTCATCCTGATGTTTTTAACATCTTCCTGCAAATTCTTGATGACGGTCGCGTGACTGATGCTCAAGGTCATACGGTAGACTTTAAAAACTCTATCATTATCATGACGAGTAATATCGGTTCGCAGTACATCTTGGATGTCGCTGGTGATGATTCGCGCTATGATGAAATGCGCCATCGAGTTATGGAAGCAATGCGAAATAGCTTCCGTCCTGAGTTCCTCAACCGCCTTGATGAAATTATCTTCTTCCATGGATTGCGTAAGGAAGAACTGCGTCGCATCGTGCAGTTGCAAGTAGAGAGATTGCGTCATCGATTGAGCGATCGCAAGATGTCTCTCAGGCTGTCGGAAGCGGCTCTTGACTTTTTAGCTGATGTAGGGTATGACCCAGTGTTTGGAGCAAGACCCCTGAAGCGAGCCATTCAACGGGAGTTAGAAACTCAAATTGCCAAAGCTATCTTGCGTGGCGAGTTTAATGATGGCGATACCATCTTTGTAGACATTGAGAATGAGCGTCTTGCCTTCAAACGCTTACCCACAGAGGTGTTTACAGCTTAA